The Eremothecium gossypii ATCC 10895 chromosome IV, complete sequence genome contains a region encoding:
- the LAP2 gene encoding bifunctional aminopeptidase/epoxide hydrolase (Syntenic homolog of Saccharomyces cerevisiae YNL045W (LAP2)) → MKLPAVLEERRAAATDRSTLSNYEDFAVRHTNLELEVAFDERQIRAEVCYDLEQTGKGVAEVHLDTSYVQLECILVDGKRVPWELRERQEPLGSQLVITPEGGLPARFQLTCRSVTTARSTAVQWLGGAQTAGKPYVYTQLESVHARSLVPCFDTPACKSPFTVRVRSPLRAVVAGQEQPGSGKDGVYVFEQPVPIPIYLLGLAAGDIACAPLGPRSNVYCEPALLEAAAGEFGGEIERFLDAAEELLPRYIWGNYNLLVCPSSYPYGGMEVAGTSFISPSVIAYDRSNNDLIVHEMAHSWSGNLITNANWGHFWLNEGWTVYLERRITGALHGEDTRQFSSLLGMAELEVAIRASNGASFALVEDVSESVNPDNVVSLAAYEKGSALLLHLERELGGTAAFDPFIKHYFGKFGGQSLTTWQFLDILFDFFADKREKLERIDWKTWLFAPGMPPKLTYSTSLADDVYDLAEQWLEKAVQLRLPEEFAAEFSGSVLAAFTTAQQILFLNTIIQGGVSPDNTFDWTQHPVAAAALLSVYADTLGKSRNQEIIYRRYNFQLTAGMEDAYPEITTWLGSTGRMKHVRPIYRRLASIDKALAASTFQEHREKYHPICRAAIQADLGLS, encoded by the coding sequence ATGAAGCTTCCGGCAGTACTGGAGGAGCGgcgtgcagcagcgaccGACCGGTCGACGTTGTCGAACTACGAGGACTTTGCGGTGCGGCACACGAAtctggagctggaggtTGCGTTCGATGAGCGGCAAATCCGCGCGGAGGTGTGCTACGACCTGGAACAGACGGGCAAGGGGGTGGCGGAGGTGCACCTGGACACGTCCTATGTGCAGCTGGAGTGCATTCTGGTGGATGGGAAACGGGTGCCGTGGGAACTGCGCGAGCGGCAGGAGCCCCTGGGGTCGCAGCTGGTGATCACGCCAGAGGGCGGGCTACCCGCGCGATTCCAGCTGACGTGTCGGAGCGTGACGACGGCACGGAGCACGGCAGTACAGTGGCTAGGCGGCGCGCAGACGGCGGGCAAGCCGTACGTGTACACGCAGCTGGAGTCTGTGCACGCGCGGTCGCTGGTGCCGTGCTTCGACACGCCTGCGTGCAAGTCGCCGTTCACTGTGCGCGTGCGgtcgccgctgcgcgcggtggTGGCGGGCCAGGAGCAGCCGGGCAGCGGGAAGGACGGCGTGTATGTGTTCGAGCAGCCCGTGCCGATTCCGATCTATCTGCTGgggctggcggcgggcgaCATTGCGTGCGCGCCGCTGGGGCCGCGCTCGAACGTGTACTGCGAGcctgcgctgctggaggcCGCCGCGGGCGAGTTTGGAGGCGAGATCGAGCGTTTCCTTGATGCCGCGGAGGAGCTCTTGCCAAGGTATATCTGGGGCAACTACAACCTGCTTGTATGCCCTTCGTCATACCCGTACGGTGGGATGGAGGTTGCTGGCACCTCGTTTATCTCGCCCTCTGTGATCGCGTACGATCGCTCGAACAACGATCTGATCGTGCATGAGATGGCGCACTCGTGGTCCGGTAATCTGATCACGAACGCGAACTGGGGGCACTTCTGGCTGAACGAGGGGTGGACGGTGTACCTAGAGCGCCGCATCACCGGCGCGCTCCACGGCGAAGATACTCGCCAGTTCAGCTCGCTGTTGGGCAtggcggagctggaggtGGCCATTCGCGCTTCGAACGGGGCCTCTTTCGCTTTGGTCGAGGATGTTTCCGAGTCCGTAAACCCCGACAATGTTGTGTCCCTGGCCGCGTACGAAAAGGGCTCTGCGCTACTTCTTCACTTGGAACGGGAGCTCGGTGGAACGGCCGCCTTTGATCCCTTCATTAAGCACTATTTTGGCAAGTTTGGAGGACAATCGCTCACGACCTGGCAGTTCCTGGATATCCTGTTCGACTTTTTTGCAGACAAGCGCGAGAAGCTCGAGAGGATTGACTGGAAGACCTGGCTGTTTGCACCTGGAATGCCGCCCAAATTGACGTACTCGACCTCCCTCGCTGATGATGTGTACGACCTAGCCGAACAATGGCTTGAAAAGGCCGTACAACTACGTTTGCCGGAGGAGTTCGCAGCTGAGTTTTCTGGCTCTGTCCTCGCTGCCTTCACCACGGCCCAGCAGATTCTCTTCCTGAACACGATCATCCAGGGCGGCGTCTCACCCGACAACACCTTTGATTGGACACAGCACCCGgttgctgctgccgcgTTGCTCTCCGTGTACGCCGACACCCTTGGAAAATCACGCAATCAGGAGATCATATACAGGCGCTACAACTTCCAGCTAACTGCTGGCATGGAAGATGCCTATCCCGAGATCACCACGTGGCTCGGGAGCACCGGCCGCATGAAGCATGTGCGCCCCATTTACCGCCGTCTGGCTTCGATCGACAAGGCTCTCGCAGCGTCTACATTCCAAGAACACAGAGAAAAGTACCACCCGATATGTAGGGCCGCGATCCAGGCCGATCTTGGCCTCTCATAG
- the YIP3 gene encoding Yip3p (Syntenic homolog of Saccharomyces cerevisiae YNL044W (YIP3); 1-intron), with amino-acid sequence MNYLSNISQASRLADSINVDRIKTELGSIPSRLSTMRPPREFFNVRRFSKPQNFGEVQSRVGYNLRYYSTNYTAIVILLFIYTLLTNLLLFFVIVFVVAGFTGINRLQGADLSTPFGPITTSQLYTGLIGIATVLGIFASPFSTLMWLVGISAVTIFSHASFLEKPIETVFEEETV; translated from the exons ATGAACTACCTCTCCAACATCTCA CAAGCGAGTCGCCTTGCTGACAGCATTAATGTCGACCGCATCAAGACTGAGCTAGGGTCCATCCCGTCGCGGCTCTCTACCATGCGGCCACCGCGCGAGTTCTTTAACGTGCGCAGATTCTCGAAGCCCCAGAACTTTGGCGAGGTCCAGTCTCGTGTTGGTTACAATCTACGCTACTACTCCACCAACTACACCGCCATTGTTATCCTGCTCTTCATCTACACGCTGCTGACCAACTTGCTCTTGTTTTTCGTCATCGTGTTCGTGGTGGCTGGCTTCACAGGTATTAACCGCCTCCAGGGGGCCGATCTCTCTACCCCCTTCGGCCCTATCACCACGTCCCAGCTATATACCGGTTTGATCGGCATTGCGACAGTGCTAGGAATCTTCGCGTCGCCTTTCAGTACCCTAATGTGGCTGGTCGGCATCTCCGCCGTGACCATTTTCTCTCACGCCTCCTTCCTGGAGAAACCCATCGAGACGGTCTTCGAGGAAGAAACGGTTTAA
- the BOP3 gene encoding Bop3p (Syntenic homolog of Saccharomyces cerevisiae YNL042W (BOP3)) — protein sequence MHDALSRDTAAEESQEISRKSSVSSQKEAVPAISSLLGPQVANWPYSETSLIHALELKVEQEKTKQQYYKLENVNRSIDLVKTALEAQVPGHFIPLLFKYMVNEDAKHDVLGEIGNWGPAGPTRNAAGAMPVAEARTKAPVGYRFPPETHILAPEEGTPVRAVARSPTVKNERRKTRSPARSSTADDRDRALSKLAQDNEGERKLRSAFLAPAPLHGSRGHRRNISLPSLQLYHRQTPLQQATGSPEKKPLRTVLNFGSWQSYNPHLQKTISSQQGVRKHRRARSASTFGVIDLNQAPQSRPTDADTRSRRSTRPQSPRSTPESGKPPASNTYDLECENFNLPSEPGTHETPMRKPNFANDLLNS from the coding sequence ATGCACGACGCCCTTTCCCGCGATACGGCAGCGGAGGAGTCGCAAGAAATCAGCCGGAAGAGTAGTGTGAGCAGCCAGAAGGAGGCGGTACCCGCGATCTCGAGTCTGCTGGGCCCGCAGGTGGCGAACTGGCCCTACTCGGAGACGTCGCTGATCCACGCGCTGGAGCTGAAGGTGGAGCAGGAAAAGACCAAGCAGCAATACTACAAGCTGGAAAACGTCAATCGGTCCATCGACCTGGTGAAGAcggcgctggaggcgcAGGTGCCGGGGCACTTCATTCCGCTGCTTTTCAAATACATGGTGAATGAGGACGCGAAGCACGATGTGCTCGGCGAGATAGGCAACTGGGGCCCCGCGGGCCCGACGCGAAacgcggcgggcgcgaTGCCCGTCGCTGAGGCGCGGACAAAGGCCCCAGTGGGCTACAGGTTTCCACCTGAGACGCATATACTTGCTCCTGAAGAGGGGACACCCGTACGAGCGGTAGCGCGGTCGCCCACTGTGAAGAATGAGCGTCGCAAGACGCGATCGCCAGCGCGCAGTTCTACGGCGGACGACCGGGACCGGGCGCTGTCGAAGCTTGCACAAGACAACGAAGGAGAGCGCAAACTGCGGTCGGCCTTCCTTGCGCCGGCGCCTCTGCACGGGTCACGCGGGCACCGCCGAAATATCTCGTTGCCTTCGTTGCAGCTCTATCACAGGCAGACACCGCTACAGCAAGCGACGGGCTCGCCTGAGAAAAAGCCGCTGAGGACGGTGCTGAACTTTGGCTCCTGGCAGTCGTACAATCCGCATCTGCAAAAAACGATCAGTTCCCAACAAGGTGTGCGCAAGCACCGCCGCGCACGATCAGCCTCTACCTTTGGGGTAATCGATCTCAACCAGGCTCCTCAGTCGCGCCCAACCGACGCGGACACTCGCTCACGACGTTCGACAAGACCGCAGTCGCCTCGCAGCACCCCCGAGTCCGGCAAACCGCCTGCAAGCAACACTTACGATCTTGAGTGCGAGAATTTCAATCTGCCCAGCGAGCCTGGTACACATGAGACTCCAATGCGGAAGCCCAATTTCGCAAATGATCTCTTAAATAGTTAG
- the SHQ1 gene encoding Hsp90 cochaperone SHQ1 (Syntenic homolog of Saccharomyces cerevisiae YIL104C (SHQ1)) gives MLTPKFKLTQDEEYIYVDISISSIRFNASGLELVVDDTLFVFHLSPYYLRLRFPHALVDDERCKAEYKAADESIFIKIPKLNKGEVFEDLDLPTKLLARHGEVLAADAVAQAQDSGPRGPLIQEISSTETQPDKSTEDTLASGEEFNWEIKQVPHVEGVSALQTRYGFDNQYDSVIGVSISNGNDINELDDPEHTGPNERVLERIRKENLKFDPEYYISEYMTCKYGSGEDLDINGIKSLLQYVPPFPKMYLKWYKHAEDKSASFPVEFSPKEDELMRNELPKKSYLIQDTTQLYVAILSLLFAHTFEQVENEGIHNTESAWTIGKLTPQIACLDLQLLPGEVIQEFPVVRAAVVAGTRRALAYPLHRNFDLVCKCWNYVYYLLRAGKRLILRALLDIYELYRLHEVYYVYNKVFLGDLCSWFVSNGNENVTRSLAFELKKELGTLTKTAIDFDCLTGCDESGELTSENLTLAEMELLAEAEYQQT, from the coding sequence ATGCTCACCCCAAAATTCAAACTAACTCAAGACGAGGAATACATCTATGTTGACATAAGTATTTCAAGCATACGCTTTAACGCAAGTGGCCTGGAGCTGGTTGTAGACGATACGCTATTTGTCTTCCATCTTTCTCCGTACTACTTGAGACTACGCTTCCCACATGCGTTGGTTGACGACGAGCGCTGCAAAGCTGAATACAAGGCGGCGGATGAGTCTATATTTATCAAGATCCCTAAGCTTAACAAGGGTGAGGTATTTGAAGACCTTGACCTGCCGACCAAGCTGTTGGCGCGACATGGCGAAGTGCTCGCAGCGGACGCCGTGGCGCAGGCTCAGGACAGCGGCCCCCGCGGCCCGCTAATACAAGAGATTTCGAGCACTGAAACGCAACCAGATAAATCAACCGAGGATACTCTGGCCTCAGGAGAGGAGTTCAACTGGGAGATCAAGCAGGTGCCACATGTGGAGGGCGTCAGTGCCCTGCAGACGCGGTACGGGTTTGACAACCAATATGACAGTGTGATTGGCGTGTCTATTTCCAACGGCAATGATATAAACGAGCTGGACGATCCCGAACACACCGGGCCTAACGAACGCGTGCTTGAGCGCATCAGAAAGGAGAATCTTAAATTTGATCCGGAATACTATATATCGGAGTACATGACTTGCAAATATGGCTCAGGGGAGGATCTTGATATCAATGGCATTAAATCATTGCTGCAGTATGTCCCGCCATTCCCGAAGATGTACCTGAAGTGGTACAAGCACGCGGAGGACAAGAGTGCCTCATTCCCGGTGGAGTTTAGCCCAAAGGAGGACGAGCTGATGCGCAACGAACTGCCCAAAAAGTCATATCTCATTCAAGACACAACCCAGCTTTATGTGGCCATTCTCTCGCTGCTGTTTGCACACACCTTCGAGCAGGTGGAAAACGAGGGTATCCATAACACCGAATCTGCTTGGACAATTGGAAAACTGACTCCCCAGATTGCTTGCCTAGATCTTCAGCTCTTGCCCGGCGAGGTAATACAGGAGTTTCCAGTTGTCCGTGCAGCTGTAGTGGCAGGAACCCGCCGCGCGCTAGCATATCCCCTTCACCGCAATTTCGACCTTGTCTGTAAGTGTTGGAATTACGTCTACTACTTGCTCCGTGCTGGTAAAAGGCTCATACTGCGCGCATTACTGGATATCTACGAGCTCTACCGCCTCCACGAAGTGTATTACGTCTACAACAAAGTATTTCTAGGGGATCTCTGCTCGTGGTTTGTATCTAACGGTAACGAGAATGTCACAAGATCCCTAGCCTTCGAACTCAAAAAGGAACTCGGCACTTTAACAAAAACGGCAATCGACTTTGACTGCCTCACTGGGTGTGATGAAAGCGGTGAGCTGACTTCAGAGAACCTGACTCTCGCGGAGATGGAACTCTTAGCGGAAGCGGAGTATCAGCAGACGTGA
- the DPH1 gene encoding 2-(3-amino-3-carboxypropyl)histidine synthase (Syntenic homolog of Saccharomyces cerevisiae YIL103W (DPH1)): MSTADEVTKKPRRRFVGVSRGENKVSTKQVSGDEAKELVRSAKSNTGARRAINQIPDEILNDENLQEAIKLLPSNYNFEIHKTVWNIRKHNAKRVALQMPEGLLIYSLVISDILEQFCNCETVVMGDVSYGACCIDDFTARALGCDFIVHYAHSCLVPVDVTSIKILYVFVTIGIDEDHLMKTLQKNFAKGTSLAVFGTIQFNPAIHSIREKLLYSESHMLYITPPQIKPLSKGEVLGCTSQRLPKEQFAAMVYVGDGRFHLESAMIHNPDIPAFRYDPYSRKFTRETYDQHQLVEVRSSAIEKARNSQCFGLILGALGRQGNLATVANLEKKLRAAGKKVVRIILSEIFPQKLAMFDHIDAFVQVACPRLSIDWGYAFNKPLLTPYETNVMLGQDRMFNEKYYPMDYYEVNGYGRGKQPTHDNVI; encoded by the coding sequence ATGTCTACTGCAGATGAAGTCACTAAGAAGCCTCGTAGAAGATTCGTTGGAGTTTCGAGAGGCGAGAACAAAGTTTCGACCAAGCAAGTGTCTGGCGATGAGGCAAAGGAACTGGTACGTAGCGCCAAGTCTAATACAGGCGCACGTAGAGCCATCAACCAGATCCCAGATGAAATTCTAAATGATGAGAATTTACAAGAGGCCATTAAACTGCTACCGTCGAACTACAATTTTGAGATACACAAGACGGTATGGAACATTCGTAAGCACAATGCGAAGCGGGTAGCTCTGCAGATGCCAGAAGGGCTGCTGATCTACTCGCTTGTGATAAGCGATATCCTAGAACAGTTTTGCAACTGTGAAACAGTGGTTATGGGCGATGTTTCCTACGGCGCTTGTTGCATCGATGATTTTACTGCGCGAGCTTTGGGATGCGACTTCATCGTCCATTACGCACACTCATGCCTGGTCCCGGTAGATGTCACCAGCATCAAAATTCTGTATGTCTTTGTGACCATAGGCATAGACGAGGACCATTTAATGAAGACATTACAGAAGAACTTCGCGAAGGGAACGAGTCTGGCAGTGTTCGGTACTATTCAGTTCAACCCTGCAATTCACAGCATCAGAGAAAAGCTGCTGTATTCTGAGAGCCATATGTTATACATCACACCGCCGCAGATAAAACCACTGTCAAAGGGTGAAGTTCTCGGCTGCACTTCTCAGCGGCTGCCAAAAGAGCAGTTTGCCGCCATGGTCTACGTAGGCGACGGAAGATTTCATTTAGAAAGTGCCATGATACACAACCCAGATATTCCTGCCTTTCGCTACGATCCATACAGTAGGAAATTTACCCGGGAAACTTATGACCAGCACCAGCTAGTTGAGGTTCGCTCTAGTGCCATCGAAAAGGCCCGCAACTCGCAGTGCTTTGGGTTAATCCTAGGTGCGCTAGGTAGACAGGGAAACCTTGCAACAGTTGCAAACTTAGAGAAAAAGCTCAGGGCCGCTGGGAAAAAGGTGGTGAGAATCATATTGAGCGAGATATTTCCTCAAAAACTAGCGATGTTCGACCATATTGACGCATTTGTACAAGTTGCCTGTCCTCGGTTATCGATTGATTGGGGCTACGCTTTCAACAAGCCACTTTTAACACCTTATGAGACTAACGTCATGCTGGGACAGGATAGAATGTTTAATGAGAAATATTATCCCATGGATTACTATGAGGTTAACGGTTATGGACGCGGGAAGCAACCCACACACGATAATGTTATTTAA
- the COG6 gene encoding Golgi transport complex subunit COG6 (Syntenic homolog of Saccharomyces cerevisiae YNL041C (COG6)) has translation MDFLDYQAYGVPLTGTDDELLPEPASNLSLLAASGPSVSELNTSIQGDSTPPLLNTDSNFNFEGKDNLHERMEMYSELTVKLLPIQPGLVRDIFEDVTPQSSDFQHLLKKGNNVTSAVLVKRLSHVLNDMNHPNYQSDLQLKKALMILQDNQGVLGLDGSKLVRPDFLGSLSRKTLRSQLEKELLKDHLATLENFQPIARRIMRLRQPVKNIQEISEKVLDAQEAQNKSPLQDPLVSEVREKLEMLKLKKRVLVGIRESLTLNQLEDEQLRNGEIEDSYLDVLDKMMEIKERSTYLIAMNYEKAGKALLGNINQYLQLANKRIYNYLLGFLYDYESNTKTFGERNFEGDNVGLSLFQRCLVYLSNDLEYFNDFMKKVTSMRSKKLLDEFLIPFVIDNNEGRSIILSAHDPARYLGDVLAHVHSLLANEGDFLKSLFKYQEERMADMTQSIFQKNKDILQSLHVNMLNDIMSTLSNSVRIRLEQIVRFEEEATVTFDISQLLSLYKLMFTKQGMLDDNKLVKVFDDLAVLAKTKTMNYYTEFLSEAVKEEPEVTDLLPPKWLSKYLSDLTALFDKINGSSEQTGIVDKNFFTKLVKTPCESTFLKQAELCFPLAKKDRRVKFDLLVLEINGLDMIVSRLGPYRTNIFSDEYGSEVYDSLKRSLDTLLGQLEVHQTRNILESTGLELYYNLFNMIFPVASVQDPLDYDMYLSAQENQIMKLETIETNIAQKLSDYLPKALLDVQDTWLLYLASPKFADDIASRSFHVFANFYVVFKSVLLNIFPDDHQRINSIFIYSEEEVKMLLGIN, from the coding sequence ATGGATTTTCTAGACTATCAGGCGTATGGTGTACCATTGACCGGTACCGATGATGAGCTGTTACCAGAGCCCGCCTCCAACCTATCCCTTTTGGCGGCAAGTGGTCCATCCGTGTCTGAGTTGAACACTTCGATTCAGGGCGACAGTACTCCACCCTTATTGAATACCGATAGTAACTTCAACTTTGAGGGAAAGGATAATCTACATGAGCGCATGGAAATGTATTCCGAGCTCACCgtgaagctgctgccgaTACAACCAGGTTTAGTACGCGATATCTTCGAGGATGTCACCCCGCAAAGCTCAGACTTTCAGCACTTACTTAAGAAGGGAAACAATGTTACAAGTGCTGTTTTGGTTAAGCGGCTTTCGCATGTTTTAAATGACATGAACCATCCGAATTATCAATCAGATTTGCAATTAAAGAAAGCGCTCATGATATTGCAGGATAACCAGGGTGTTCTTGGCCTAGACGGTTCAAAATTAGTGCGTCCAGACTTTCTCGGCTCATTATCTAGGAAGACATTACGCTCGCAGCTGGAGAAGGAACTATTGAAAGATCATCTTGCAACGCTGGAGAATTTCCAACCAATTGCCAGGAGAATCATGCGTCTTCGTCAGCCAGTAAAAAATATACAGGAAATTAGCGAGAAAGTGTTGGATGCGCAAGAAGCCCAGAATAAGAGCCCTCTACAGGATCCATTGGTATCCGAGGTACGCGAAAAGTTGGAAATGTTAAAGCTCAAGAAAAGAGTATTGGTAGGTATTCGAGAATCATTAACACTAAATCAGTTGGAGGATGAACAACTCCGGAATGGTGAAATTGAAGATTCCTATCTCGATGTACTTGATAAAATGATGGAGATCAAAGAACGATCTACTTACTTAATTGCCATGAACTACGAGAAAGCAGGCAAGGCGCTTTTAGGAAACATCAATCAGTACTTACAGTTGGCAAATAAGCGTATTTATAACTATCTGCTGGGGTTTCTTTACGATTATGAATCCAATACAAAGACATTTGGAGAACGAAATTTTGAGGGCGACAACGTTGGACTTTCACTCTTTCAACGCTGTTTGGTATACTTGTCCAACGACTTGGAGTACTTTAATGATTTTATGAAAAAGGTAACTAGTATGAGATCCAAAAAACTTCTCGATGAATTCCTGATCCCATTTGTGATTGATAATAACGAAGGCCGTTCAATTATATTGTCCGCACATGACCCAGCAAGGTATCTTGGTGATGTGCTTGCCCATGTACACTCATTATTAGCCAACGAAGGCGACTTCCTGAAATCACTCTTCAAATATCAGGAAGAACGGATGGCTGATATGACTCAATCGATTTTCCAGAAGAACAAGGACATTTTACAAAGTCTGCATGTAAACATGTTAAATGATATAATGAGCACCCTATCAAATTCTGTTAGAATCAGATTGGAACAAATTGTTAGGTTTGAGGAAGAAGCGACGGTGACGTTTGATATTTCCCAATTATTAAGTCTTTACAAATTGATGTTCACGAAACAGGGGATGCTTGATGATAATAAATTGGTAAAGGTTTTTGATGATTTAGCAGTTCTTGCAAAAACGAAAACAATGAATTACTACACCGAATTCTTATCTGAGGCTGTTAAAGAAGAGCCAGAGGTCACCGATCTCTTACCCCCGAAGTGGCTTTCAAAGTATCTGTCTGATCTTACGGCACTGTTTGATAAAATAAACGGTAGTTCTGAGCAGACTGGTATTGTGGATAAGAATTTCTTCACCAAGCTCGTCAAGACACCTTGCGAAAGTACTTTCCTCAAGCAGGCAGAGCTATGTTTCCCCCTCGCTAAAAAGGACAGAAGAGTTAAGTTCGATTTGCTAGTGCTGGAAATCAATGGCCTGGATATGATAGTTTCTCGGCTAGGACCATATCGAACTAATATATTTTCAGATGAGTATGGAAGTGAAGTTTATGATTCCCTCAAGCGGAGTTTGGACACATTATTGGGCCAATTGGAAGTCCACCAAACTAGGAATATATTGGAAAGCACTGGCCTGGAGCTGTACTACAATCTTTTTAATATGATATTTCCAGTTGCGTCTGTGCAGGATCCACTAGACTACGATATGTATCTGTCTGCACAAGAAAATCAAATTATGAAGTTAGAGACAATTGAAACTAACATTGCACAAAAGCTCTCTGACTACCTACCGAAAGCGTTGCTAGATGTCCAGGATACTTGGCTTCTCTATTTAGCTTCTCCAAAGTTTGCAGACGACATTGCCTCCCGGTCGTTCCATGTGTTCGCCAACTTTTACGTTGTTTTTAAAAGTGTCCTGCTAAACATATTTCCAGATGACCACCAACGGATCAACTCTATCTTTATCTATTCCGAAGAAGAAGTCAAAATGTTGCTTGGCATTAATTGA